From Amycolatopsis sp. YIM 10, the proteins below share one genomic window:
- the rpmA gene encoding 50S ribosomal protein L27: MAHKKGASSSRNGRDSNPQYLGVKRFGGQVVKAGEILIRQRGTKFHPGVNVGRGGDDTLFALESGSVEFGSKRGRKTVNIVPVEA, encoded by the coding sequence ATGGCACACAAGAAGGGCGCGTCCAGCTCCCGCAACGGTCGTGACTCGAACCCGCAGTACCTCGGCGTCAAGCGGTTCGGTGGCCAGGTCGTGAAGGCGGGCGAGATCCTGATCCGCCAGCGCGGCACCAAGTTCCACCCGGGCGTGAACGTCGGTCGCGGCGGTGACGACACCCTGTTCGCGCTGGAGTCCGGCTCGGTCGAGTTCGGCTCCAAGCGTGGCCGCAAGACGGTCAACATCGTGCCGGTCGAGGCCTGA
- the rplU gene encoding 50S ribosomal protein L21, whose protein sequence is MSAYAIVKTGGKQYKVAVGDVVEVEKLEGEPGTEHTFPAVLYVDGGEVTTDADALAKVSVTGKVVEQTKGPKIRIHKFKNKTGYHKRQGHRQKLTRLEVTGITK, encoded by the coding sequence GTGTCGGCGTACGCGATCGTCAAGACCGGCGGCAAGCAGTACAAGGTGGCCGTCGGCGACGTCGTCGAGGTCGAGAAGCTCGAGGGCGAGCCGGGCACCGAGCACACCTTCCCCGCCGTGCTGTATGTGGATGGCGGCGAGGTCACCACGGACGCCGACGCGCTCGCGAAGGTCTCGGTCACCGGCAAGGTCGTCGAGCAGACCAAGGGTCCCAAGATCCGCATCCACAAGTTCAAGAACAAGACCGGCTACCACAAGCGGCAGGGTCACCGGCAGAAGCTGACCCGCCTCGAAGTCACCGGCATCACCAAGTAA